One window of Thermocoleostomius sinensis A174 genomic DNA carries:
- a CDS encoding GMC oxidoreductase — translation MLIDAHELSSEQVISVDICIVGSGPAGITLAREFLGQRQQVCLLESGGVELNPQVQALSQAETTGDPYLAPHLTRHRQFGGNSNIWSIKIGNGEIGVRYVPLDEIDFEQRDWLPYSGWPLTKADLDPFYERAQVVCQAGPYAYSADFWQTDDAAPLPLKTDRLVTNVFQFGPRHVFYQHYREELKQAENIKICVNATVLDIEADELAQTVKRLRVASTPDRQFWVEAKVFVLATGGIENARLLLASNQQQPTGLGNHHDLVGRYFMDHALVDGGMFTPSEPGLYDRMALYDLRRVNNAPILGRLGLSKQTMQQEHLLNFAAVLFPRPSQRQFDAIVAFKGLAESLLDKTLPSHLPSEVFKILAGLDYVVLASYLAATKHQSLAHGFGRGGWSELSNNQRRFKAFQVFFLTEQAPDPANRVTLSSQRDSFGVPKAEVHWKWGDFNNQSIARSQEILAEELSRAGLGTYQIKRNANGQPDVCYPAGLAHHLGTTRMHPDPKQGVVDVNGRVHGISNLFMTGSSVFPTGSYANPTLTIVALSLRLAGHLTQVLEQQTVEIH, via the coding sequence ATGTTAATTGATGCCCATGAGCTTTCGAGTGAACAAGTTATCTCTGTAGACATTTGTATCGTGGGATCAGGGCCAGCCGGAATTACCCTTGCCCGTGAGTTTCTGGGTCAACGCCAGCAAGTTTGTTTATTAGAAAGTGGTGGAGTTGAACTCAATCCTCAAGTTCAAGCACTGAGCCAAGCAGAAACGACGGGTGATCCTTATCTAGCGCCTCACTTAACGCGCCATCGACAGTTTGGCGGTAATTCTAATATTTGGTCGATTAAGATTGGCAATGGAGAAATTGGCGTTCGCTATGTGCCGCTGGATGAGATTGACTTTGAGCAACGCGATTGGCTTCCCTATAGCGGTTGGCCGTTGACAAAAGCCGATCTCGATCCGTTCTATGAGCGAGCGCAAGTAGTGTGTCAAGCGGGACCTTATGCCTATAGCGCGGATTTTTGGCAAACTGACGACGCGGCCCCGTTACCGCTCAAAACCGATCGACTGGTTACAAATGTGTTTCAGTTTGGCCCCCGCCATGTGTTCTATCAGCACTATCGCGAAGAACTTAAACAGGCAGAGAACATCAAAATTTGCGTCAATGCAACGGTATTAGATATTGAAGCTGACGAGTTGGCACAAACCGTTAAGCGGCTTCGGGTCGCAAGTACTCCCGATCGGCAATTTTGGGTAGAAGCGAAAGTATTTGTTTTGGCCACAGGCGGTATAGAAAACGCCCGGCTCCTACTAGCGTCGAATCAGCAACAGCCAACTGGCTTGGGCAACCACCATGATTTAGTAGGGCGATATTTCATGGATCATGCGCTAGTGGATGGCGGCATGTTTACTCCGTCTGAGCCTGGCTTGTACGATCGCATGGCATTGTATGACCTGCGTCGAGTGAATAATGCTCCTATTCTGGGCAGGTTGGGATTATCGAAGCAAACAATGCAACAAGAGCATCTCTTGAATTTTGCGGCCGTTTTATTTCCCCGACCAAGCCAGCGACAGTTTGACGCGATTGTTGCCTTCAAGGGACTGGCAGAATCCCTGCTTGACAAAACTTTGCCTTCTCACCTTCCATCAGAAGTGTTTAAAATTCTTGCCGGGCTTGATTATGTTGTCCTGGCCAGTTATCTAGCGGCTACCAAGCATCAATCCCTAGCGCATGGGTTTGGGCGGGGCGGCTGGTCAGAGCTATCCAATAATCAGCGACGATTCAAGGCGTTTCAAGTTTTCTTTTTGACAGAGCAAGCTCCCGATCCAGCCAATCGCGTGACGCTAAGTTCGCAGCGTGATAGCTTCGGTGTTCCCAAGGCAGAAGTGCATTGGAAGTGGGGAGACTTTAACAACCAAAGCATTGCCCGATCGCAGGAAATTCTTGCCGAGGAACTGTCGCGGGCTGGACTAGGAACCTATCAAATCAAGCGAAATGCCAATGGGCAACCAGACGTTTGTTATCCGGCAGGGTTGGCCCACCACCTTGGTACAACTCGGATGCACCCCGATCCAAAGCAAGGGGTGGTCGATGTCAATGGGCGCGTGCATGGCATCTCGAATTTATTTATGACTGGAAGCTCTGTATTTCCAACGGGCAGTTACGCCAATCCTACCCTAACGATCGTGGCTCTGTCGCTGCGATTGGCCGGACATTTAACCCAGGTACTGGAGCAACAAACCGTTGAAATTCATTAA
- the sigC gene encoding RNA polymerase sigma factor SigC: protein MSAKPFYTDADYDESPNVVEFPLGSDVELNVQLESDLATLEAEYASSATGLTRGMGRRSTDLVRLYLQEIGRVRLLGRDEEVSEAQRVQRYMRLVDLRNEAAEKGDATIQQYVQLIDTHDRLASSLGHRPSLERWATEAGVAVESLKPILASGKRRWAELAELSLEELDQIKTEGTRAKDHMIKANLRLVVSVAKKYQNRGLELLDLIQEGTLGLERAVEKFDPTKGYRFSTYAYWWIRQGITRAIATQSRTIRLPVHITEKLNKIKKAQRKISQEKGRTATIEDIAAELDMSAPQVREVLLRVPRAVSLETKVGKERDTELGELVAEDSASPEERLMREALHRDLQQLLTDLTSRERDVILMRFGLGDGQPYSLAEIGRALDLSRERVRQIEAKALQKLRQPKRRNRVRDYLEALT from the coding sequence ATGTCTGCAAAACCCTTTTACACAGATGCCGATTATGATGAATCTCCAAACGTTGTCGAGTTTCCCCTAGGCAGCGATGTTGAACTGAATGTTCAACTAGAGAGTGATTTGGCAACCCTCGAAGCAGAATACGCAAGCTCTGCCACTGGTCTTACTAGAGGAATGGGGCGGCGTAGCACTGATTTAGTGCGCTTATATCTCCAGGAAATTGGTCGAGTCCGCCTGCTGGGTCGTGATGAGGAAGTGTCAGAGGCGCAACGGGTGCAGCGCTATATGCGGCTGGTCGATCTGCGCAATGAGGCAGCGGAAAAAGGAGATGCAACCATTCAGCAATATGTTCAGTTGATTGATACACACGATCGCTTAGCCTCTAGTTTGGGGCATCGTCCCTCCTTGGAACGCTGGGCAACCGAGGCGGGTGTTGCTGTAGAGTCGTTGAAACCCATCCTTGCTAGTGGCAAACGCCGTTGGGCTGAACTAGCTGAGCTATCACTGGAAGAACTAGATCAAATCAAAACCGAAGGCACTCGCGCCAAAGATCACATGATCAAAGCGAATTTGCGTTTGGTAGTCTCGGTCGCCAAAAAGTATCAAAACCGTGGACTAGAACTGCTGGATTTGATCCAAGAAGGAACGTTGGGGCTAGAACGCGCTGTTGAAAAATTTGACCCCACTAAAGGCTATCGGTTTAGTACTTACGCTTACTGGTGGATCCGCCAAGGCATCACGCGGGCAATTGCAACTCAAAGTCGCACCATTCGCCTGCCAGTTCACATCACTGAAAAGCTAAACAAAATCAAGAAAGCACAGCGCAAAATCTCTCAAGAAAAGGGACGCACGGCGACGATCGAAGATATTGCCGCAGAACTCGACATGTCGGCGCCACAAGTACGAGAAGTGTTGCTGCGCGTGCCGCGTGCCGTTTCGCTGGAAACCAAAGTTGGTAAAGAGCGAGATACAGAACTGGGTGAACTGGTAGCAGAAGACAGCGCATCTCCGGAAGAGCGACTCATGCGAGAAGCCCTCCATCGAGATTTACAGCAGTTGCTTACCGATTTAACTAGCCGCGAACGAGACGTAATTCTAATGCGGTTTGGGCTAGGTGATGGTCAGCCCTATTCTCTAGCCGAAATTGGTCGTGCCTTAGATTTATCCCGTGAACGAGTTCGTCAAATTGAAGCCAAAGCTCTGCAAAAATTGCGACAACCGAAGCGCCGGAATCGAGTGCGAGATTATCTAGAAGCGCTCACTTAA
- the pgsA gene encoding CDP-diacylglycerol--glycerol-3-phosphate 3-phosphatidyltransferase, with protein sequence MNLPTWITVSRLLGVPFLLYLLSQPTDRMRWIAVVVFVVAAGTDWLDGYLARRLNQITDLGKFLDPLVDKLLVFAPLLCLIELGQIPAWGVFVILARELTIAGWRVNQTKISGANIWGKLKTVSQIAAIALLIAPLPSSWEQVAIGAFWIAVVLTVISGAIYLIPSQPQTPPQPS encoded by the coding sequence ATGAACCTCCCTACCTGGATCACCGTTTCTCGCTTACTGGGCGTACCCTTCCTGCTCTATTTACTCTCTCAGCCCACCGATCGAATGCGCTGGATTGCCGTTGTGGTGTTTGTAGTGGCAGCGGGAACGGATTGGTTGGATGGATACTTAGCCCGACGATTAAACCAAATCACCGATCTGGGAAAATTTCTCGATCCACTGGTTGACAAACTGCTGGTGTTTGCACCATTGCTCTGTCTAATTGAACTAGGACAAATCCCGGCGTGGGGCGTGTTTGTGATCTTGGCACGAGAGTTAACGATCGCCGGGTGGCGGGTCAATCAAACCAAAATTTCGGGGGCAAACATTTGGGGCAAACTGAAAACCGTGAGCCAAATTGCCGCTATTGCCCTGTTAATTGCGCCGTTGCCGTCTAGTTGGGAACAGGTTGCAATTGGGGCCTTCTGGATTGCAGTGGTTTTGACTGTGATTTCAGGAGCTATTTACCTGATTCCGTCTCAACCTCAAACTCCCCCTCAACCTAGCTGA
- a CDS encoding SGNH/GDSL hydrolase family protein translates to MFTRRRSSWKRKSRRRSWFPIVLLLVGVPIALELLVRGIAYATGTSEQLTANSAGKSELIEAYRLGFLSPDGQPYEALPNQGHLMAVRNPLMGYQLLPDQTSEFWTINAQGFRDDQPVTPEKAAGEVRIFVLGGSTAFGQLNSDNQMTLASHLEKLLNDRVTNQKTNPTRFQPATLPYRADQVAEVLALPPRIPEQQYRVINAAVPGYASGNELAMLMQQVVAYNPDMVVLLNSYQDLMLPSSQVGADIPGLDALIQGERESPTAQFTQSVQDWFDRLYVVRAVDRYVLQSQSPEEELAIALNLVNAGNPQPLDQALAADDAELDRRIARYRNHLLQMVRWSSATRKRLFIGLQPEITGRAANAMPPEEAAILTKLGDSYAQRMQVGYTKLSEAAEQVAQSSANAQLLDLYKLYETYEGQAFQSPTSLTDEANQVLASKFFEAIVRELAIEPRPFGS, encoded by the coding sequence ATGTTTACGCGCCGACGCAGTAGTTGGAAGCGGAAATCACGTCGCCGCTCCTGGTTTCCAATAGTTTTGCTTTTGGTTGGAGTACCAATCGCGTTGGAATTATTGGTACGCGGAATTGCTTATGCTACAGGTACAAGCGAGCAACTCACCGCTAACTCGGCTGGCAAATCAGAGCTAATCGAAGCTTATCGCTTGGGGTTTCTGAGTCCAGATGGTCAACCCTATGAAGCGTTACCCAATCAAGGTCATCTGATGGCTGTGCGAAATCCCTTGATGGGATATCAGTTATTGCCCGATCAAACCAGCGAATTCTGGACGATTAACGCTCAAGGCTTCCGCGATGATCAACCCGTAACGCCTGAGAAAGCCGCAGGAGAAGTGCGAATTTTTGTCTTGGGAGGCTCAACCGCCTTTGGGCAACTCAATTCTGACAATCAGATGACGCTTGCGAGCCATCTGGAAAAGCTATTGAACGATCGCGTTACGAACCAGAAAACCAATCCTACACGCTTTCAACCCGCCACATTGCCCTATCGGGCCGATCAGGTGGCAGAGGTGCTAGCTTTGCCACCACGGATTCCAGAACAGCAGTATCGCGTTATCAATGCCGCTGTACCAGGCTATGCCTCTGGGAATGAATTGGCTATGCTGATGCAGCAGGTTGTGGCCTACAATCCCGATATGGTAGTGCTTTTGAACAGCTATCAAGATCTAATGTTGCCGAGTTCGCAAGTAGGAGCTGATATTCCAGGGCTAGATGCTCTGATTCAAGGCGAACGGGAAAGCCCAACGGCTCAATTCACGCAGTCAGTACAGGATTGGTTCGATCGGCTCTATGTGGTGCGGGCGGTCGATCGCTATGTGTTGCAATCTCAATCGCCAGAAGAAGAACTAGCCATTGCACTCAATTTGGTGAATGCAGGCAACCCTCAACCGCTTGATCAAGCCTTGGCCGCCGATGATGCTGAACTCGATCGGCGCATTGCTCGTTACCGAAATCATCTGCTGCAAATGGTGCGATGGAGTTCCGCCACGCGCAAACGCTTGTTTATAGGATTACAGCCCGAAATCACCGGGCGCGCTGCCAATGCCATGCCGCCCGAAGAAGCCGCCATTCTGACCAAATTAGGAGACTCCTACGCCCAACGCATGCAAGTGGGTTATACCAAACTGTCCGAAGCCGCTGAGCAGGTAGCCCAATCGTCTGCTAATGCTCAATTACTGGATCTCTATAAACTCTACGAAACCTATGAGGGACAAGCGTTTCAAAGCCCTACCAGCCTGACAGACGAGGCGAATCAAGTGCTGGCCAGCAAATTTTTTGAAGCAATCGTGCGAGAATTGGCGATCGAGCCGAGACCCTTTGGATCGTGA
- a CDS encoding pyroglutamyl-peptidase I family protein gives MTSVKTASTSLVTSFAPWRPHQRSNASDDLLSEVLKVKQFSAIHVLRQLPVNVPVAKALILDKVQQLQPQVVICCGMAESRHQLHLESRAVVGDRIISTSLSLEKLVKNLRKTEISQDAGRFVCNGLYYAILNHLQSHHPAVQCLFVHVPILTPTNKAEIVADFLVILERVLTIE, from the coding sequence ATGACTTCAGTAAAGACTGCCTCAACCAGTTTGGTGACATCTTTTGCCCCTTGGAGACCTCATCAACGCTCGAATGCCTCCGATGACTTACTGTCAGAAGTGTTGAAAGTCAAACAATTCTCTGCTATTCATGTTTTGAGACAGTTGCCTGTTAATGTCCCAGTTGCAAAGGCATTGATTCTAGACAAAGTTCAACAACTGCAACCACAGGTAGTGATTTGCTGTGGGATGGCAGAATCCCGGCATCAGCTTCATCTAGAATCGAGAGCCGTGGTCGGCGATCGCATCATTTCTACTTCTTTGTCGTTAGAAAAATTAGTTAAAAATCTGAGAAAAACCGAGATTAGCCAAGATGCCGGCCGGTTTGTTTGTAATGGTCTATACTATGCGATACTAAATCATCTGCAAAGTCACCATCCCGCCGTACAATGTCTTTTTGTGCATGTTCCCATCCTCACTCCGACTAACAAGGCAGAAATTGTTGCAGATTTTTTAGTGATTCTTGAACGGGTGCTAACCATTGAATGA
- a CDS encoding DUF2252 domain-containing protein codes for MKRSILDKVFQFNWGRDPERLLLKYRKMQLSSFAFFRATCHLFYEDWVVNTPPIESPLAWICGDLHLENFGSFKGDDRRVYFGMNDFDEAVLAPCVWELGRFLTSVLVAAHQLAIEPAAAKHLTQVYLTAYTEALKQEKSRTIRLETAEGLIKHLLRELEERKRKQFLDRYTKLKKGRRQLTINPKKMVTVSADRQAQIEAFMDTWAQTQKNAPFFRVIDVAGRLAGTASLGMMRYLLLVEGKGAPDRHYLLDLKQAHPSCLHPLVPVPQPQWTSEAQRIETIQARMQAVPPALLHGVILDHIPFVLRELQPTQDKLSLNRWNGKLKRLEVVLKTMGQITAWTQLRSTGRDGSATADELIEFAKHSDWHKLLLDYAEDYAIQVEADYQKFQVEFAEFITNESLKNCHTNK; via the coding sequence ATGAAACGATCGATTCTCGATAAAGTCTTTCAATTTAATTGGGGACGCGATCCGGAGCGCTTGCTGTTGAAATATCGCAAAATGCAATTAAGTAGTTTTGCCTTTTTTCGGGCTACCTGCCATTTGTTCTATGAAGATTGGGTTGTTAATACACCACCTATTGAGTCGCCACTGGCTTGGATCTGTGGAGATTTACACCTAGAAAACTTTGGCAGTTTCAAAGGAGATGATCGGCGAGTATATTTTGGTATGAATGATTTTGATGAAGCGGTGCTCGCTCCCTGTGTCTGGGAATTGGGCCGCTTTCTCACCAGTGTCTTGGTAGCCGCACATCAACTCGCCATTGAGCCAGCCGCTGCCAAACACCTGACACAGGTTTATCTGACGGCCTATACTGAGGCGCTGAAGCAAGAAAAATCCAGAACTATTCGCTTGGAAACCGCAGAAGGACTAATTAAGCATCTACTTAGAGAACTGGAAGAACGCAAACGTAAACAATTTCTCGATCGCTACACCAAGCTGAAGAAAGGAAGGCGGCAACTTACCATTAACCCCAAAAAAATGGTGACGGTTTCAGCCGATCGCCAAGCTCAGATTGAAGCTTTTATGGACACATGGGCCCAAACTCAGAAGAATGCGCCGTTTTTTCGGGTGATTGATGTGGCAGGGCGCTTGGCGGGCACGGCTAGTCTTGGGATGATGCGCTATCTGCTACTTGTAGAAGGAAAAGGTGCTCCCGATCGCCATTATCTGCTGGATCTCAAACAAGCCCATCCCTCTTGCCTGCACCCCTTAGTTCCTGTTCCTCAGCCCCAATGGACCAGTGAAGCCCAGCGCATTGAGACAATTCAAGCCCGAATGCAAGCTGTTCCTCCGGCTCTGCTGCACGGTGTGATTCTAGACCACATTCCCTTTGTATTGCGTGAACTGCAACCAACTCAAGATAAACTGAGCCTCAATCGCTGGAACGGTAAGCTGAAACGATTAGAAGTGGTGTTGAAAACCATGGGGCAGATCACCGCCTGGACCCAGCTTCGCAGTACTGGCAGAGATGGTTCTGCCACAGCCGATGAATTGATTGAATTTGCTAAACACTCTGATTGGCACAAATTACTGCTCGACTATGCTGAAGATTATGCTATCCAGGTAGAGGCAGATTATCAGAAATTTCAAGTCGAATTTGCGGAATTCATAACAAATGAATCGTTGAAAAACTGCCATACAAATAAATGA
- a CDS encoding RNA recognition motif domain-containing protein has translation MTIYIGNLSFQATEDDLREVFAEYGKVSRVSLPTDRETGRKRGFAFVEMETEAQEDQAIAELDGAEWLGREIRVNKAKPREASNRRNGSF, from the coding sequence GTGACTATTTACATTGGCAACCTGTCTTTTCAGGCTACTGAAGACGATCTGCGGGAGGTTTTCGCGGAATACGGCAAAGTCAGCCGGGTCAGCTTACCGACAGACCGAGAAACTGGCAGGAAGCGCGGTTTTGCGTTTGTGGAGATGGAGACTGAAGCTCAGGAAGATCAAGCAATTGCTGAGCTTGACGGTGCTGAGTGGCTCGGTCGAGAAATCCGGGTTAACAAAGCAAAGCCCCGCGAAGCAAGTAATCGGCGTAATGGTAGCTTCTAA
- a CDS encoding YcjF family protein has translation MTGSRLLTVVVGLILFLGLVVWLIDSLYRLYISVSFTSPLLGNLLLVVLLVLLAALLIGIVYYALLFLKPRSRRPPPQVSAQRPDAARESLEAVRQQVTQIQDEVARQVLLERSQQLEASFSRRAFRVIVFGIGSAGKTSIVNAILGRMVGAIGAPMGTTTIGQTYQFRFKGLDRDIEITDTPGILEAGIVGTDREQQARQLAAEADLLLFVLDNDLRKSEFEALRSLSEIGKRLIVVFNKTDLYPESDLDAILQRLSNRLQNLVSPEDIVAIAANPSPIPLETGEWVHPDADIVPLLRRLVTVLRAEGEDLIADNLLLQAQRLGEEARQLIDAERLRQAEKVVDRFQWIGAGVVSAMPLPGIDLLAAAAVNAQMVVELGRVYGCELNLERGKDLALSLAKTLVSLGIVRGATELFSIALQTNVATFLIGRAIQGVTAAYLIRIAGKSFIEYFRRDQDWGDGGMTQVVQEQFRLNQRDEFIKGFVQQAIDRVVQPLSERIQDTNP, from the coding sequence ATGACTGGGTCACGCCTGCTGACGGTTGTAGTCGGTCTTATCCTATTTTTGGGATTGGTGGTGTGGCTGATCGATTCGCTCTATCGGCTCTACATCAGTGTATCCTTCACTTCGCCACTACTAGGAAATCTCCTGCTGGTGGTGTTGCTTGTGTTGCTAGCAGCCCTATTAATAGGCATTGTCTATTATGCCCTGCTATTTCTCAAACCTCGATCGCGCCGCCCTCCTCCACAGGTTTCAGCCCAACGACCGGATGCGGCTAGGGAATCGCTTGAGGCTGTGCGGCAGCAGGTCACTCAAATTCAAGATGAGGTGGCTCGTCAAGTTCTGCTAGAACGATCACAGCAGTTAGAAGCTAGCTTTTCACGGCGCGCTTTTCGTGTGATTGTGTTTGGCATTGGCTCTGCCGGAAAAACATCTATCGTCAATGCTATCTTGGGGCGAATGGTTGGGGCTATAGGCGCACCGATGGGAACCACCACCATTGGGCAAACCTACCAATTTCGCTTTAAAGGACTCGATCGCGACATCGAAATCACGGATACACCGGGAATTCTGGAAGCAGGGATCGTGGGCACCGATCGTGAGCAACAGGCTCGACAACTGGCTGCTGAAGCCGATTTGCTGCTGTTTGTCCTCGATAATGATCTGCGCAAGTCAGAATTTGAAGCCTTGCGATCGCTCAGCGAGATTGGCAAACGCTTGATTGTCGTCTTCAACAAAACAGATTTGTATCCAGAGTCCGACCTTGATGCTATTCTGCAACGACTATCCAATCGATTACAGAACTTGGTATCCCCCGAAGACATTGTGGCAATTGCCGCTAATCCTTCGCCTATACCGCTAGAGACGGGCGAATGGGTGCACCCCGATGCCGATATTGTGCCGCTGCTGCGACGGCTAGTAACGGTGTTGCGAGCAGAAGGCGAGGATTTAATCGCCGATAATTTGTTGCTTCAAGCCCAGCGCTTGGGGGAAGAAGCCCGTCAACTAATCGACGCCGAACGACTGCGGCAAGCTGAAAAAGTCGTCGATCGGTTTCAGTGGATTGGAGCTGGTGTGGTGTCGGCGATGCCGTTACCGGGCATTGATCTCCTAGCAGCGGCGGCTGTGAATGCGCAAATGGTAGTGGAGTTGGGACGGGTGTACGGCTGCGAACTAAATTTAGAACGAGGCAAAGATTTGGCTCTGTCTTTGGCAAAAACTCTCGTCAGTTTAGGCATTGTACGAGGTGCCACCGAATTGTTTTCGATCGCCCTGCAAACAAACGTTGCCACTTTTCTAATAGGACGAGCCATTCAAGGCGTGACCGCCGCCTACCTGATTCGCATTGCGGGCAAAAGCTTCATTGAATATTTTCGACGGGATCAAGACTGGGGCGATGGCGGCATGACGCAGGTGGTGCAAGAACAATTTCGCTTAAATCAGCGCGATGAATTCATCAAAGGCTTTGTGCAGCAGGCGATCGATCGAGTCGTACAACCTTTATCGGAACGCATACAAGACACTAACCCCTGA
- the psb29 gene encoding photosystem II biogenesis protein Psp29, producing MSNVRTVSDTKRAFYTIHTRPINSIYRRVVDELMVEMHLLTVNADFRYDPIYGLGVVTAFDRFMQGYRPEQDKPSIFVALCKALEQNPEQYQQDAEALRNEAVSLSLEDFLARVKQLDTEAASGLFGQFRSIAENSSFKYSRLFAIGLYTLLETMAPDVVKEEAKRNEALQTVAESLHISADKLQKDLELYRGNLEKMAQAQQVMADILQADRKKKEERARAKDAMTTPSTQEPSEPAS from the coding sequence GTGAGTAACGTCCGCACTGTTTCAGATACCAAGCGCGCCTTCTATACCATTCATACCCGCCCCATCAATTCTATTTACCGACGGGTGGTCGATGAATTGATGGTAGAGATGCACCTGCTGACCGTTAATGCGGACTTTCGCTACGACCCGATTTACGGGCTAGGCGTTGTAACAGCATTCGATCGATTCATGCAGGGCTATCGCCCCGAACAGGACAAGCCCTCAATTTTTGTAGCGCTCTGTAAGGCGCTTGAGCAAAATCCTGAGCAGTATCAACAGGATGCGGAGGCCCTTCGCAATGAGGCGGTCTCGCTTTCATTAGAGGATTTTTTGGCGCGGGTCAAACAGCTAGACACTGAAGCAGCAAGCGGTTTGTTCGGGCAGTTCCGATCGATTGCCGAGAATTCTAGCTTTAAGTACAGTCGTTTGTTTGCCATCGGTCTCTATACTTTGTTGGAAACAATGGCTCCCGATGTGGTAAAGGAAGAGGCAAAACGTAACGAAGCCCTACAAACCGTGGCAGAGAGTCTTCATATTTCGGCTGATAAGCTACAGAAAGACTTGGAACTGTATCGCGGTAACTTGGAAAAAATGGCACAGGCGCAACAAGTGATGGCCGACATTCTTCAAGCCGATCGCAAGAAAAAAGAAGAACGGGCACGGGCTAAAGATGCAATGACAACTCCGTCAACGCAGGAGCCGTCTGAACCTGCTTCGTAA
- a CDS encoding GGDEF domain-containing protein, translating into MPFLVILALAIALLAVLFALQNTAPVAISFFTWSAQEPLALVLLITLAAGVIAGLLISVPSLIKRNIKLSHRRRELEEMGWKFQEKDQEIESVQRKHRELLAALAVTEPRTGLLKEEFALNGIRHLLQRTANATTPKPDRLVSVLLIDTHPGDLLNSNAAREEDVLRAIARQLHRTSPSDSWLYHNGYGHFVLTAAGLPSKALSELGEAIRRTLADHPVELDNGATVPIVVNIGGAIAQASTVEGRILLQQAEAALEESKRRGQNRFHLSDMRL; encoded by the coding sequence ATGCCGTTCCTTGTGATTTTAGCGTTGGCGATCGCGCTTCTCGCCGTGTTGTTTGCTCTACAAAATACGGCCCCTGTTGCCATTAGTTTCTTTACTTGGAGTGCTCAAGAACCACTGGCGCTTGTGCTGTTAATTACCCTAGCGGCTGGGGTAATCGCTGGTTTATTAATTTCTGTTCCTTCTTTAATTAAGCGCAATATTAAGCTCTCCCATCGCCGTCGTGAGCTTGAAGAGATGGGCTGGAAATTTCAGGAGAAAGATCAGGAAATAGAGTCGGTTCAGCGAAAACACCGCGAGTTACTGGCAGCGTTGGCCGTGACCGAACCAAGAACTGGATTGCTGAAAGAAGAATTTGCCCTGAACGGCATTCGTCACCTCTTACAGCGCACCGCGAATGCGACAACGCCCAAACCCGATCGATTGGTGAGTGTCTTGTTAATTGATACTCATCCTGGCGATTTGTTGAATAGTAATGCTGCACGTGAGGAAGACGTTCTGAGAGCGATCGCCCGGCAATTACACCGTACTAGCCCAAGCGACAGTTGGCTGTATCACAATGGATACGGTCACTTTGTGTTGACGGCAGCAGGTCTGCCTTCCAAGGCGCTGTCTGAACTGGGTGAAGCCATACGTCGAACGCTGGCAGACCATCCAGTTGAACTAGACAACGGGGCAACTGTCCCGATTGTGGTCAACATTGGAGGGGCGATCGCCCAAGCTTCTACTGTAGAAGGTCGAATCTTATTGCAACAGGCAGAAGCGGCTCTAGAGGAGTCTAAACGGCGAGGACAGAACCGCTTTCATCTATCGGATATGCGGCTGTAA
- a CDS encoding carbon dioxide-concentrating mechanism protein CcmK, with protein MPEAVGVIETLGFPAVLAAADAMVKAGRVTIVYYDIAESGEQVVAIRGPISEVRPAMDAGIEAAGTAPPNGKLVTYYIVPNPPENVESVLPIHYTEKVEEFRWR; from the coding sequence ATGCCAGAGGCAGTCGGCGTGATTGAAACGCTGGGATTTCCAGCCGTGCTAGCGGCCGCAGATGCCATGGTAAAGGCAGGACGGGTGACGATTGTATACTACGATATTGCTGAAAGTGGTGAACAAGTGGTGGCTATTCGCGGCCCTATCTCCGAGGTGAGACCTGCCATGGATGCAGGAATTGAAGCGGCCGGAACGGCCCCTCCCAACGGCAAATTAGTCACCTACTATATCGTTCCTAACCCTCCCGAAAACGTGGAATCGGTGTTGCCTATTCACTACACCGAGAAAGTAGAAGAGTTTCGATGGCGATGA